One Ursus arctos isolate Adak ecotype North America unplaced genomic scaffold, UrsArc2.0 scaffold_37, whole genome shotgun sequence genomic window, TGTTTACTACTTTTAACTGGCTTCAAAATATAaccatactttttttctttaacccaCCTACAACTCAAGTGAAATGCACTTCCTTGGTCAGTGTTACCTGAACTAGGGTCCAGAAACACAAACCCCATTTGACTGTGATGCAGGTGAATTTCTCTCACATTAAATAAAAGGGTCAAATTATATGGCTAAACCCTTCATTCTCCCAGGCCACAGTCGATGATGCTTTCTGATTCTCCTAAAAATGAACGCATACctattttctattcctttcatAACACACCCCAACACAACATCCAGGTTACCTAAAACCACCAGTATTTGTTAAGTACAGTCTCTGAGcagttccatttctttcctttgcgTATCGTATCTGTGGGCTTTGCTTCCCCTGGCTACTTCTTTTGAATCAACATACTGCTGCTAAGTTATTCACTGGATtcctttattgatattttatagCTACTGTATGGCTAGAACGATGCTTGTTTTTGTTCTATCCCTTCCTTCCATTACATTCTCAATACTCACTTGACTTCATTTTATTCCCTTCCAGTTTACCAtaattctattgtttttgtttgcattttcgtATTCTCTTACACCTAGTTCCATCTCTTAAGAGACTTTAAAACATGTACTGACTAGCACTACTAATCCTTGCAAGTTTCAGATGTTCAGGTGACATCCGAACTGAAATCTATTGGGAATCCTCTTTTCAAGCATTCCAAATTTGTCATCGATTCCACTCCAACAGCTTTAAGTTAGCTCCTTTCACCGGTGAGAGAGCAAATGAGAAAAGTACCTTTGCCACTGAACTTCATAGAAGTCTCCCCATTAAAAATTATGTAGCATCAGAAATGTTCCAAAGGGATTTCATTTAAGTCATCCACCTTCCTCATCCAAATCCTGGCTGGAGACTGTACTCTTAAAAGCTTCCAGGCTATTTTCTTACATTCCTAGGCATCTTGGGTAAATCATTCTGAATTTTGTAATACCCAACAAATGCATcaccatattttgttttaaatcttactTCCACTAAATAGCTTAAGGCCCTGGTCTTTGAGAGTGTCAAGTTACCCAGAATTCCCTCTAAACGATTAGCTGACTCTAAAACTGTCAAGTTTTCAACTCCATCCACTGCCAACCCACAGAGCCCATGCTTGCTCTGCCTCTATTTCAACTGAACCTGTTCCAACCTCTTTTCCTGGGGCCCAGAGTTAAATAATGTTAACAGTGACTATAAACCTTCATTAGATCAATGGTCTTCAAGGTTAacggcctttttaaaaaaaaaagctagtagCGTCTGCATTTGATCAGATTGCAAGATACAGAACTATATGCTATTTTAGTCATGTTTCCTTTTCCACAGTTTTGGCCTAGGAACCTGAATTTCCAAGTATTACAAGAGTATAACCTATGATTATAGAATTTTACAGTACTGTTCTTAGTTCCATGAGGAAATTTTAACTCCTAATAGCCTGAGACCTAGAGCGTGAAATGACTCTTTCCCCATCAAGACAAACTAGAGATCTCTTTATCAataaccgtgtgtgtgtgtgtgtgtgtgtgtgtgtgtgtgtatacatcttCTATGAGCATAGGACCATTTCTCTAAGTCTTCTACAGTTTCTTTCAATACTTGGTTTCATATGAAATTAAGAAAGACACTTTCATGCCTGGCCTAAATGCATCCAGCATCTTTTAAGTACTGATGGCTAACATTATAACcttaaatgtgttttattaacATCTTAGAACCTTGACCCTTTCTTCTAAGCATccaacttattttctttttgggatTACACGCCAAAAGTGAGTTTATGTAACATGAAATCATGTTAAGATCAGAAAACAGGGTGGGTCGAAGCATTTTTGACCAAATTAACCCACAAAAGCTACTTTTGTACAATGGATGTGGGGTCAAGGGGGTAATTCATAGTTCAGCCTCTTCCTTCTATTCTGCTTTGTCACCTgttatataaaatgatatttgaGATCCTAATAAATAGGACTTCTGCTCATAGTAGGTTGGATATAAAATGCCTTTGCTGCATGCTATGAAACATCAACTTTCTGGGGAATCCAAGGTTTGTGTGAACGGTAATAGTCCAAACTAACCATGTTCTTGTCCTGCTCTGCTGGAAACaagtataaaacataaataaaccaGACCTTTCAGTATTAGGCAAGCATAACAAATCTAGAAGCTGTTTAATAAATCCATCCTTAGAAGTCTAGGTGCCAATTAGTATCACGCCTAAAAATCGCTGCAATTAATCACATGGGAGGAGGgaacaaaaattatttatatggaTTAAACTCATTGAAAGTAAATGTTCTAAGTTACCTGGGAAGGTATAAACTATAGAAGAGCAGGTAAGAAAGAGCTTTCCTATTTTTAGGAACTTGGAGGCACAGACTCAGAATCCAGAAAGTAACTGGGACTCTGAGTAGCAATTAAAAggacaaaatggaagaaaacagaggtttCGTTCTCCAGTTGTTTAAATTTTCCTACAATCTTGACATGTTCAAACCTCTTCTATTTAAGGACAAAACGATTTAGCACacaacaaaaatctcaaaaaggGCGTCAAGTGGACcacaaaacattaacaaaaaagcTTAATGTAGTTCCCAAACCTTTTTCATTAGGATAGAAAAGCCATTCTGCCCAAGAATCTCCACTCCACATCAAAGTTACTGTCTCCTTGATGCAATACCCACCCCCAATGACACATCATTTGAGTAGTGTATGCTGGTATGAGTGATGACTATgactcaaagaaaaatatatctagTACATTCTACGGTTTTTGTGGAGGCCGCTGCGAAACAAAGAATTTGAAGTAAAcgattataaaatacaaaaataaaaaaccaggttttttttttctccaaattcctGGTTTAATAAGGACttgtttattttgagaaaaaaggGTCCCAAACATCAGGCTGTTCACAAAAATAACCCACAGTATCAACTTTAGAAAACAAATCTTAAGACTATTACACTAATTATTTTTCTAGAGGATGCATTTGACATGCCAACTCTCATTCACAAAAATACATTGTTACATTTGTGTTGAACAGCCCCACATAGCACTCTTATGTGGGGTATAACACACATACCTCTAACTCAAAGCTGTTCTCAGGTGCTACTCAACTAATGCGATTGCCTTTGCAGTTAGGGAAGCAACTACTGAGCTCATGTATGAATGGAAAGAACTGTACTCCCTGCATAACAAGAGATTATTTTGGAGACAGTTGATAAAAACCACACATCCTTTTTATTGTTAAGTCATAAAGAggtatcaaaattaaaagcaaaaattacagGGTAAGACTTAACATAATAACTACTAGGAGCATCAAAGGAAGTGAAAATGGGACTAGGCGCAGGGCAATATGAATTAATGAACATGGGAAGGACAAGGATGGGGAGAACAGTGAGCATGTGCTGAAGAAGATACTAGGGGAGAGGATCTGGTGAAAATTTTGATCTTAGACAAGCGCCTAGGTAAAGAAATAATGGGACAAGATTTCTAAACCCCACTATGTGCTTAAGAGTCATCCTCGCCATTGGCGCTGTCTCTGTCATCctctccttcctcagcctcttttTCATCATCCTTGATCAACTCCAGCTGTGAGAAACAGACACAAATAGGATGGAGTTAGAGGCACTCCATGTGTCCCTGCTCCCCCCTCCAccacctctttctttcctttcccgtGGTTTTCACCTGGTCATCCCCCCGatcttcattatcatcatcatccagTAGGTCCCCCTCCTCAGCAGAGTCATCTGCACCCCCCTCAGACTCCATCTTCACATTAGTCTCATCTTTCTTCAGGGAGctgctgctctgctcctcttctgACTTATCATTCTTCATCTCTACTGGGGATGAGAAGGACAAGTCTGTCTAGGGGCAAGTAATGTCCACAGGATGTAGACAATCCCCACTAGTGATCACAGAACTGCAGCACAAATCTAAATCCTCCCACACAAATGCCCTTCCCAATTCAAATTCCCCAAGTTTCATATTCAATTGCTTTATATCCCACTATTCCAACATATACCTTCAACTATCTTCAGTAACTAACCCAACTTTATACCCAACAAGCGGCAAGACCATTTACCTCCTTGTttgctctgttctttctcaattttttccaGGCTTTCCAGTAGAGAAtccactttttgttttatctGGGTCAACTCCTTCTTAATGGTCTGAAGGTCATCGCCTTTCACTTTAATACAAACAAAACTCTAGGTCAGAATCAACTCTACCAGAAGCTTAACAGATGCCAAACACATTGCCCACTAAACCATACGGCAATAGCCAGCAGGAGATCCCAGGGGAGAAATGGAGCCAGGATCATACAGTCCCAGTCATGGGGATCCTCATTTTTTTTAGTTGGTAGCTAAAACCTATATCTAATGTGCTTACTCCCTCAGCAACAGTATTCTTATTTTTGTAGGCCCACTAAAGACCTCAATTATAGTTGAAAGCATTTTTTGTACTGTTTGACTTACACATTTTGTAAATTCACAAGTGCCTAGCTCCCCTAAAGTCTTATACTTTAATTGGCCCCTTAATCACTATCTTCTCCTCTTCCATTATCTTGATTATACAAAGGCATTTGTACAAACCCTGACTATTAATTGCATTAATTTCCCTATTCcaacacacaagaaacagcagaatCACAAAGCCACAATAATAATACATACACTTTCCAGACTTGGAGGAAGATCCTCGCTGTCCACTCTTAGAATTGAAGCCACTTTTTCCCCTTCGTGAGGTGTTTCCTGATACACGCTGGCGTTTTGAAGGAACTACAGCCCGAGcaataggaggaggaggaggaacacgTGCTGGGTAACTATACATCCTAGtggataaaaggaaaacagaattccTTCACAACTAAAATTAAGTCAGCAAGATCCATCAGTGaccttataaaataataaattaatgttcACTGTCTCTCAATTTGTATCTTTTTGCTAATTTCACTCCAAAGTCTGGTAAAAACCTCCCTTCTTTGCCATTTTGAATACAGCAGGTACTTCAAGAAAATACTACATACACACAGGCATATCCAATGATAGTTGGTTGTCCTTAAGGGATGGACATAAACGGTTCCTCTGTACTCTGGCAGTATTAATAAAGCATTACTTTGTACAATGAATAGCCTATATATATACTGATTTTACTCTCTATATACGCTCCagtaattcataaataaataaaacacagtaacAACCCCATATAAAATACTCACAAAGAGGGACTGCAATTAATAGAGTCTGCAAACATTGGTATCTCTTATGAGCTAAATCCCTGAACTTTTCATCCACAGAAGTATACAGATAAATTACTATTAGTGATACTAAACTGATCCATATAAAACTGACAGTATTAACCAGTTCTGCCCTATAAAAACAAAGagccatttatatatatgtgttaCCTGTGTATAAAAAGCCATGATCCATTCTAACATTTAAGCAGAGGATGCATTCATAGTTCCAATTCCAACAGGATGGAGAatattgtctgttttgttcactattcACTAGTGCCTAAATCCACTGCCCAGCACACATTCAGCTctcaaaaaaaatcactggttCCTTAACTGCTGCTTTCACTGGAGAAGTATCCTAGTGACTGCTGAAGATACACCTCCAAGGGATGGCTTGGTATTGACTCTcatatttgtaaagaaaaaattcaaagtacaacATAAAAACTTACATGGATATCAGTTCTAGAAAACATTCcatgttgttatttttataagaGACTATGGCAGCATAAGAAGGTAAGACCTaccactagaaaaaaaaaaatcctgtaattcTGTTTTGTACCTTCTTAGTAACTAACTTGATGCCCAGCCCCAGGTATATTATTCTACAAAAACTACCCACCAACTGCTGTTCTGCCtaatttcaaaaagttttaagaaGCAAAAGTGATGTATTACAAAGACTTAAAActttataattcatatatatgatGAGTCTCCCTCTAAGATATCTCATCAGTGGCTTATCTCTGAATTTCTAGTCTCCAATCCTCCAGGTAGTGgtcattcttttttcctcaacCCAACTTAATCTAAAATGTTTCCACCACCCTACTTTAATATAGTAGTAGCTTATTTTTTCCTAGGAGTAGCTATGACAGGAATTTCcctaaattaagaaaaagcaCATGGTACACTGCCAAACAAGTGAGGGTACAATTTAGTAATTTTCACTCAAGCAGTTTTAAGTCAAGACCACCCAATACTTTTCCCCTTGAAGTACAATAGTTATTGATTTGTCAAGTGCTAAAGAATCAACGACATGGTAAAAGTTACTAAAGCactcaaaattttgttttaagctCCACTAAGGAACatttttaagtttgagccccaggaaataagaaaatgtacgATTCGGGAAGTAGGAAGGTGTTATTAGTGCTTCTACAGAGGTTTCTtctcagcaaattaaaaaaaaaaaaaggttttatttatttatttgccagagagagaacagggggagcagcaggcagagggagaagcaagctccccgctgagcaaggagcccacgtgggacttgatcccagaaccctggggtcatgacctgagctgaaggcagatgcttagccgactgagcctcccaggtgcgcCCCCAGATACAAAAACTTCTAATCCAGCCCTTGTATCCTAGGATAGGCCTGGGTTTAACTTGACCCAGGCGTCCCGCAGTTTTAAATGAGTTGTTAATTTGTCAGTTTTAATTGGTTTATGGGAattaacacaaacaaaaaagatgcTTATAGAAACATTTTATTATCACCACTACTTTCCATAcctaaagattttcttctttggacCATTAATTTCCCAGTGTATTaattcaaaaactataaaataaaatataaaataattcagaaaccACTCTCCTTTGTGCAAAGcgatattttaaaagcaatttcttggggcgcctgggtggcacagcggttaagcgtctgccttcggctcagggcgtgatcccggcgttctgggatcgagccccacatcaggctcttctgctatgagcctgcttcttcctctcccactccccctgcttgtgttccctctctcgctggctgtctctatctctgttgaataaataaataaaatctttaaaaaaaaaaaaaaaaaaagcaatttcttgAGGTAAATGAAGGTGAGTTATCTACATCTTTGGGCATGAAACATCTCATGACCCAAGCCTGTTGGATTTAGAGATCTAAACTACCCCTTCCCAACAACCCACTCACTGGCACTGGCACCAGTCTCCAAACCAATCATCTTGCCATTCCAGATTCCCTACACTTGTCAGCACTGGAACTTCTTCTGAACCGTACAATTTCACCTGATTCAGGTCAGTCATCACAATGAAAATGAGGCAAGAAATGCAGTTTGTTTTGAATCTATGTAATGGCCCCACAAATACGAATAAAAGTCAAATGCTCtagttttcagaagaaaaaagtttcGGAAGACCAACTGGTAGTGCTAAAGGGCTTTTAGTGCCATGGAACTTAACTGCTGGTCAAGCAAAAATGGATTCTTGAAAAACTCACAAAGATTCCTCTAAGGAAGTTTAAGAAGACCTTCCTTGTAAAATGTCAAACTGCATGACTGTGAAAACATGAAGAGAAAACCATGCCTCTCTGACAACCCTCAAGGTCAAAGGGATAGGAATTACTAAAGCTTCAAGAACTAGCTACAAATTAAGTAACCATTTTCCCCACAAGAAAAACCTTGCTTATCAAGATCAGTATCATGTGCTGATTCCCTACTGATAAAGCCAAAGTCATTAAAAAGTCTTCATAAAGTTTCATTGTTACCACACGAACAAGCACTAAATCCTAAGAGAATTATGATTATACCCTAAACCAGAAATTTGGGCATTAAGCGTTGGTATAAAATGTAGcccgaataaaaaaaaaagtcattaaaataccattttaaagaaattaaaacacttcTGGACGCACACTAGCTAGCTAATTATCTGAACAGATAAGACAAAGAAACTGTCCTATCTCCAAGCAAAAATATAAGCATTACaagtcatttattaaaaataaaagtttacagtggtgcctggctggctcagtcagtagagaattcaactcttgatcttggggttgtaaattcaagccctatgttggatgaagagattacttaaaaataaaatataaagtttacaAAGGCAAGTTTCTTAGATGACTAGATGGTCTTCGGGTCTCAAAAACCCTGATTCATACTATTAAATTTCAATCACTACTATTAAATTTCAATTCTAGTTGTGGGAACAACTAGAATGTATTAGTAAAACTGTATTCTCCTGAATATATTCATTTACTATACCATACCTGCTTCCTGTCTTAaaaatttagagattaaaaataattttaggtataTTAATTATCAAACAGGAAATAGGAAGTTCTGGAAATCAACTGTCAGATATTCTAGGCCcacaaagatcttaaaaaaataatggctcagacggttaaacatctgactatttcagctcaggtcatgatctcacggtcatgtcATCAGCTCtagactcagcagggagtctgcttttctcttttgctcctccccccacttgtttactctctctaaaatgatcataaaaaaagtaaaagctacAACATGATATAGTTTATAAGTAAGAGCAATCTAATAAGATTATTCCCTCCTCCCTATACAATATTGATTTATCAAATTCAGTTTAAACATGCAATCCCATTATAATTTCATTCAAGTGTCAGGAAGTATTTTCTTCTggctcattatttttttatctataaTGAAATTTCATTATGTTTCTCCCTGCTTACCCCTGGTTTTCCTAGGAGGATTTATTTTACAGGCTACCATGTTGTTTTGGGCTTTAGAATGTGTCAGATCTCTGAAACCTAAAATTCTATGAATGTACCTATTCACAATGAAGTTAAAAATCACTGATGCAGGAACAAGACCAGATCTAGAGAATGCTCATTTCTCAGAAATGTGctttgatttattaaaaagaattttttattttaagtaaattctacACAACATAGGGCTCGAATTCACCACCctgggtcacatgctctaccaacttgAGCCAGGCACACTAAAATGTGCTTTAATTTAGAGAAGTACAGAGAAAAATACGTACAAATCCATGagattcaaaaagaatgattttaagAAAGTGAGATGAGCAAAATCCCAATGaataaatatcagtaaaatgagTCTGTGGGATGTAACTAGAGGAAACCAGGGGAAACACAACAGCAAAAATTATGTACAGAGTTTACCAGCCAAAGAGCAGCATCCTACCTCCGGTAATTAAATAAACTCCCAGTTGATGAAATACTTACCTCAAACACTAGCCACCATGACTCTAGCCACAAACCAGTGCATGAACAACTGAAGACTTGAAACTAAGGCCCCGAGTAAAGCCCTTCTGCTACAGCAACTGTTTGGTTCTTATCAATGTACTCTCCTGAGACAATCTACAACTTCAACTATAGATAGGTTTCTTCCCACCATACCATCCAGGGTAAACCTTCAGAACGCACTCCTTACGTTAACTATTCAAGAATCAAGGCTTTCAATAACTGGtatctttaaatattataaaatattatttctggatgGTCTTTCCCATTCTTTATAAAAGCTTCTATGAAACCATATTTGAATGGCAACTATTTTCCATTATCTTTTAAAACTACCAAAACTTTTTTCACTAGACTATAGATAGTACAACCTCTCAGACTTTTAAAatcatgtcattctttttttttgttttcagactttatttatttgacagagaaaggcagccagcgagagaaggaacacaagtagggggagtcggggaggaaaaagcaggctcccagcggaggagcctgatgcaggatcacaccctgcgccaaaggcagacgcttaacgactgagccacccaggcaccccatgtcaTTCGTTTTTAATGTAGTAAAAGTAACAGAATGAAATTACCTTAAATGCACAATTACAGATTATGATATAGTTCATTTTAACATGTAGACAAATACTTAActaaaaaccaaaattttaaaaagttcaccctaatgttaattttaatagtctatatttctttaaatctcaAAGATTTATGAGTAGGCTACTGACTCTGCTTAGAAGAATGAAATGTCTATGTAATGTTTAATTCAGgtttacattaaaatgtaaatatgaaacTATGTCATGTAAAAAACGGATCCCAAAAAACTTGTTTGCATGTTGCCAAAATGCTTGCTGTTGTGCTTAAAATAAATcaactagcattttttttttataatttgtgttttatttctaaagtaaGGGACAATTTCTAAACcttatttgcaagtattttcccACAAACATGCTGCCTTGGTGACTCTTCTTGGGAGAAGCCAAACTGAATATAACTGTGAACTTAAACTTGTTTCGCTAATGCAATTTATGGATAGAGTGCCAATTACCAATATAAATTTGCATAGTACTTTATgttccttaattttctttgtgCTGCCTTTATCCAATGGTCCATTAAGGATACAAATGTTCTATAGGACTGAAAAACAGCAAGCCCTGCTCACCTTAATGATACAGGGACTAAAGGACAAACCAGTATGTGGCACAGGATCATTCAATACATAGTGGCAccaaaactattaaaattttaaagaaaaaacagttttgtaattgaaggaaaaacaaagattacCTAACCACCGTTGTGGGTTTAAGAACCTGCCCAAAGAACAATGATCAAGGCTGGGAACACCATATGCATTCCTGCTTACAAACGGAAGGAATTAACAGCCCCTGTATGTGTAGAACCAATGTTGCCAATGAATAAATGGTTCTACAATCTTCTTTCAGAAAGAACTGTCGGTTTAGTATTTAGGGGTATTTTTGCAAATTTCAATACATACAACTGAAAACTGCCTCACTGATTTATTTATAActgtgagagggaaaaaaaattaactatactTTACTCATTTTATGATGTACccaatttttgtattaaaaaaaataaaagctacatcttagaaaattacaaaaatataggGATTTGTCTTGATAGATTCATCTGGGAAGCTACGTTAACACAAAATCAGATGTTTCCAGGAAAGACAACTTGAAAATTCacctgaaaattttcaaacaaaaaataatctgaGCGATAATATGTGGGTTGCTTTGATCATCCATTCAGAAACAGTACTGGATTCAAGACtatgttcaggaaaaaaaaattgtttttaaatctttgcttCTGCTTATAATCAAGCTTTACATCCAGGTGGACATTCGTTAATAGACACCGTGTCCCAAGAATTATAACCTTATTCATTTGTCATAATGTTAACATACGTACTCCCCAAATGTCACTTTGGGTCTTTTCCAAAGATGTCTTAAAAACTGCCCATGTggtacaattttaatttttttataaagccAAAATTATAAAAGAGTATTCAGAATATTGTTTACAGACCATATGTTAAGAACATGTAAGCCCATTCATTCCTATATTCTCATTTTACCAAGCTGGGCCAGAAGAGTACACTTCTTTGGCTtacaataaaatttcttttaagtagCTTTCTGAGAACACAGACTTGTGGCTCCCAAGGGGCTAGGGAAAAGTGCTTCATGGTTAATTTTTAGGAAGTATGGAACTGTATCCTGATTACACTGGTAGATACCATACCTTGTTCATACTATGTATGTTAAAACTGTACAGAGTAAATTCTGCTGTACGTATAAAGATATcctatttttatctttccattctTGAAATCTCCTTGTAATGTTTCTGCCCCACCATTATCAAAATCTACCCATGTCAAAGTCACCAATGACCCCACAATTTCTAAATCTTTGTATTACTTAATATATGTAGTTCATCCCTCTACTCTTTCAATACATATTCACAGAGCCAGGACATTTCATGCTTCTGGTTTTTCTCCAGGTTTCTTTACGGCATTCTCAATTACCCATACTGATTCCTCTCCAGTCTTTCAAAGTTCCAGGGATCTCTACTTTCTATCTCCACTCATCCAATATTATGGTTGTATGACCTACAAGCAGACACTACTGTATCTCTGTATAAACAACTGCCTATTTAACATCTCTCAAAGTTAATGTCTAATAAACATGTCCATACCAGTCTGAATATTCACTCCCCAACCAAGTTCCTATGTTCTTCTCCTACCACTGTTTCTGTAAATTCCAAGTCTCTAGTTGTCCAGGCCAAAACTCTGGTGACATCTGATTCCACTCTCAGCCTTCACACTGATCTGCAAGCAGATCTGTCTGGATTAACTTCAAAACTTTCCAACGGCTTCCCATCTCATTTAGTAAAAGCTAAAGATGCCTTAACTTGCTTTTTTGTGTTCAATCCACCCATCTTCTCGGAGACCATTTATTTTCCACCACAGCACCCCTGGTGAACACAACAATGCCTCTCCTCAAGTGGCCTCTAGGAAAGAACTTGTCACAACCACACTATCAACACATAACAAACCAAACCTATCTTTATAGTTGGAAAGCCAGGAGCAGTGATCTGCTCTTTTCCTAGCTTTATAAAGACTACTGGGAGTTTCCCCCTAGgaaaaccacacaaaacaaaGTTGAATATAATAATCTACCACAAAATTGCATCATTTTTCAAGCcattacaaaagaaaatcagaTCTCGTTCCAATGGATGTGATGAGACTACCATGTCATACTTGCTTTAAGGAAATCACAAAACTTTCCACTGGTAAGTTTCTCCTGCTATTACATATTTTGTACCCTATGAATCTCTTTCCCTTGCTAAACTCCACTAATCTCACAGTAGTAACACATTTATTA contains:
- the HNRNPC gene encoding heterogeneous nuclear ribonucleoproteins C1/C2 isoform X1 encodes the protein MASNVTNKTDPRSMNSRVFIGNLNTLVVKKSDVEAIFSKYGKIVGCSVHKGFAFVQYVNERNARAAVAGEDGRMIAGQVLDINLAAEPKVNRGKAGVKRSAAEMYGSVPEHPSPSPLLSSSFDLDYDFQRDYYDRMYSYPARVPPPPPIARAVVPSKRQRVSGNTSRRGKSGFNSKSGQRGSSSKSGKLKGDDLQTIKKELTQIKQKVDSLLESLEKIEKEQSKQGVEMKNDKSEEEQSSSSLKKDETNVKMESEGGADDSAEEGDLLDDDDNEDRGDDQLELIKDDEKEAEEGEDDRDSANGEDDS
- the HNRNPC gene encoding heterogeneous nuclear ribonucleoproteins C1/C2 isoform X4; the protein is MASNVTNKTDPRSMNSRVFIGNLNTLVVKKSDVEAIFSKYGKIVGCSVHKGFAFVQYVNERNARAAVAGEDGRMIAGQVLDINLAAEPKVNRGKAGVKRSAAEMYGSSFDLDYDFQRDYYDRMYSYPARVPPPPPIARAVVPSKRQRVSGNTSRRGKSGFNSKSGQRGSSSKSGKLKGDDLQTIKKELTQIKQKVDSLLESLEKIEKEQSKQGEMKNDKSEEEQSSSSLKKDETNVKMESEGGADDSAEEGDLLDDDDNEDRGDDQLELIKDDEKEAEEGEDDRDSANGEDDS
- the HNRNPC gene encoding heterogeneous nuclear ribonucleoproteins C1/C2 isoform X2: MASNVTNKTDPRSMNSRVFIGNLNTLVVKKSDVEAIFSKYGKIVGCSVHKGFAFVQYVNERNARAAVAGEDGRMIAGQVLDINLAAEPKVNRGKAGVKRSAAEMYGSVPEHPSPSPLLSSSFDLDYDFQRDYYDRMYSYPARVPPPPPIARAVVPSKRQRVSGNTSRRGKSGFNSKSGQRGSSSKSGKLKGDDLQTIKKELTQIKQKVDSLLESLEKIEKEQSKQGEMKNDKSEEEQSSSSLKKDETNVKMESEGGADDSAEEGDLLDDDDNEDRGDDQLELIKDDEKEAEEGEDDRDSANGEDDS
- the HNRNPC gene encoding heterogeneous nuclear ribonucleoproteins C1/C2 isoform X3, producing MASNVTNKTDPRSMNSRVFIGNLNTLVVKKSDVEAIFSKYGKIVGCSVHKGFAFVQYVNERNARAAVAGEDGRMIAGQVLDINLAAEPKVNRGKAGVKRSAAEMYGSSFDLDYDFQRDYYDRMYSYPARVPPPPPIARAVVPSKRQRVSGNTSRRGKSGFNSKSGQRGSSSKSGKLKGDDLQTIKKELTQIKQKVDSLLESLEKIEKEQSKQGVEMKNDKSEEEQSSSSLKKDETNVKMESEGGADDSAEEGDLLDDDDNEDRGDDQLELIKDDEKEAEEGEDDRDSANGEDDS